The genomic segment AGCTGATAATCTCATTCCTGGATCAGTAGCAAGTCTAACAGGGGATGACCCTTCTTTTTTCGATAAATATATAATATCTGTCCCTTCTAAAATAGAAAGTTGAACCGTCTCACCTAGTTTATTTACAGCGTCAACAGACTTTATAGAAAAAGTACTGATTAGGTCAAATTGGCTAAAATATAATGCACTTAATATGCCCATTCTCATTCCAAGTGTATATGTATCATCATTTCCCTTTTTGACCCACCCTAATGTTTCCAATGTATTTAGCGAAGAAAAAAGTGAGCTTTTATTTATATCCAATTCATTTGAAAGATCGATAAGTCTATATTCATTAGGATTTTGTGCGATAATGTTAATTATTTTATCCGCCCTTTCAATAGCTGGAACCCAATACTTTTTTTTCATCATATTAACTTCCACCTCCTTGGTTTATTATATAAAACCGTAGTTCTTCTTCATAAACCAATATTAGCATAAGCTGTTATCCTTGTAAATAGTAAAA from the Sporosarcina psychrophila genome contains:
- a CDS encoding IclR family transcriptional regulator gives rise to the protein MMKKKYWVPAIERADKIINIIAQNPNEYRLIDLSNELDINKSSLFSSLNTLETLGWVKKGNDDTYTLGMRMGILSALYFSQFDLISTFSIKSVDAVNKLGETVQLSILEGTDIIYLSKKEGSSPVRLATDPGMRLSAHSTAMGKVHLSKYDFKQLEELYSGVILEPRTSKTVTTLEELGKQIEKVNESGFIWEYEEAVEGFVCVAAPIKNHEDEIIAAVSVTMLASRYEEKREQAELEIIDLAKQVSLKAGYTLSV